In Trichlorobacter lovleyi, the DNA window ATTCTTGTCAGTGGTCAGCGTGCCGGGTGTTAGCTGTGTGCGTGTGTCCATTTTCGTTGCCTCCGTATTTGCACGATGCTAGACTAGTTTTAACTTACATAAACTTTGCTGAGCAAGGTTTATTATAAACTGGGCAATTATGTCAATGGGTGATTTTATGCAAATCAAAAATGAAAAAGTTGTTAGGCTTAAATTGGCACTTAAAGAGATTGGAGAAGATGGGAGAGGCAGCTACAGCAAAATAGCAGAAATGACTGGGTTTTCACCTGCTTATGTGGGGCAGGTTCTAAATGGAAAGAAAGATAATCCAAGTGCTGTTTTTTTACGGGCAACCTGTAATGCTTTCAAAATTAGTGATGAATGGGTTAATAATGCAAAAAAGCCGATGCTAGACCATCCGGAAGACTTCCTGTATTCAAAAGATGGAAAAATTATTGGTTTTCCTGACCCTGGTTTTTTGGGTAGATCCGGGTATTGGCTTGTTAAGTTTCCAGAGAAGGACCCAATAAAAAATATTTTACAGATGTACACTGAGTGCGGAGAGGCAGAGCTTGGTAGCTTTGCTGGCTTGATTGTAAGTAGGATTCTTTCTTTACCTGATCATGATGTGATTGATTTGGCTATGCAATTACGCAAAATAGTAGAAGGTATTCCGGAGAAGGAAGTTACTTCTTATGCAGATAAATTCATGAAAGATGCTGGAATTAAACCTTTTACCCGTTTGAAATTAAAGCGCATACCGGTTGAACCAGAAGAAAAAAACAGGAGAAATAAGGAGAAGGAATAGCCGGTTTCTCTTCTCCCGGAAAAAGCAGAAAAAACAAGAATAAAAACCGGAAAATACCGGAAGTTTTACGCAGAAAGGGCAGCCGTTACCGGTTGCCCTTTGGTGTGTGTGGGTAGGGTGAAAGAAGGCGAAAAAAGGCGAAGGATACAGGCTGTACTGCTAACCGAGAAAAAGGCGACATTTTGCGACGGTTCTGCTGTTGCCGGGTGAATGGGGTGGGTCAGGCTGCTGCGACTCTCAAGCTGCCCAGTTGCCGTGAACGTGCCT includes these proteins:
- a CDS encoding helix-turn-helix domain-containing protein, whose protein sequence is MQIKNEKVVRLKLALKEIGEDGRGSYSKIAEMTGFSPAYVGQVLNGKKDNPSAVFLRATCNAFKISDEWVNNAKKPMLDHPEDFLYSKDGKIIGFPDPGFLGRSGYWLVKFPEKDPIKNILQMYTECGEAELGSFAGLIVSRILSLPDHDVIDLAMQLRKIVEGIPEKEVTSYADKFMKDAGIKPFTRLKLKRIPVEPEEKNRRNKEKE